One window of Rasiella rasia genomic DNA carries:
- a CDS encoding HupE/UreJ family protein, translating into MSDFWFYIKLGLEHVLDWNAYDHTLFIIALCASHTVKTWRRMVLLVTFFTLGHSVSLALAVYKVVAVPSDWVEFLIPVTILATALVSIINAFRKRLSNAGLYFTILTFFFGMVHGFGFAGYFNMINEGAIFVHLLEFALGIEIAQVIIASFVVMLGYVAQELLKLKRQYWVVTLSAVVLILAIPMLMENWIF; encoded by the coding sequence ATGTCAGATTTTTGGTTTTACATAAAATTAGGCTTAGAACATGTTTTAGACTGGAATGCCTATGACCATACCCTTTTTATAATCGCCCTATGTGCAAGTCATACTGTTAAAACATGGCGGCGTATGGTATTACTTGTAACATTTTTCACACTGGGACACAGCGTAAGTTTAGCATTGGCAGTTTATAAGGTGGTTGCAGTACCAAGCGATTGGGTAGAATTTTTAATACCAGTCACTATTCTGGCAACTGCGTTGGTGTCTATTATTAACGCATTCAGGAAAAGGCTTAGCAACGCAGGACTCTATTTCACGATTCTTACTTTTTTCTTCGGAATGGTGCACGGCTTTGGTTTTGCAGGCTACTTTAATATGATTAACGAAGGCGCCATCTTTGTACATTTATTAGAATTTGCACTAGGAATTGAAATAGCGCAGGTAATTATTGCGTCTTTTGTAGTGATGTTAGGTTATGTTGCACAAGAATTGTTAAAGCTAAAGCGGCAATATTGGGTAGTGACGCTTTCCGCAGTAGTACTTATTTTGGCAATTCCAATGCTCATGGAAAACTGGATATTCTAG
- a CDS encoding T9SS type A sorting domain-containing protein, whose translation MISGEEIFPPVNEEVPNVNNDVAFYQNAVLATNEEASLRLNISPNPASDYITIKADTPIEHVNIYGIAGNVLFSEVNPSQTVNISALTAGIYFVEVIANNHRNIQKLIKK comes from the coding sequence GTGATTTCTGGAGAAGAAATTTTTCCACCTGTCAACGAAGAGGTCCCAAATGTGAACAATGATGTTGCTTTTTATCAAAACGCAGTGCTCGCTACCAACGAAGAAGCATCGTTAAGGCTTAACATCTCACCTAATCCAGCTTCAGATTACATTACTATAAAAGCAGATACTCCTATCGAGCACGTAAATATCTACGGAATAGCTGGCAACGTGCTATTTTCCGAAGTAAATCCATCACAAACAGTTAATATTTCAGCATTAACAGCCGGCATTTATTTTGTTGAAGTCATCGCAAATAACCACCGCAACATTCAGAAATTGATTAAAAAATAA
- a CDS encoding S41 family peptidase has protein sequence MRFNKTYLPLLFGVVLAIGVVIGSKLNFNDTTEKIFATNSKKDKLNRLIDYIDYEYVDQVNTDSIVDVTVNGILENLDPHSVYIPVDAYEDNADDMRGNFVGIGISFYPHNDTIAVIRPIEGGPADRAGIRGGDRILSADDVPLYGENFNRDSIAAYLKGNKGSKVKLKIYRPEDKQLLTISVKRRDVPLLSVDASYKLTDDIGYIKVNRFSETTHEEFDDALEELNDAGISKLVLDLRDNPGGYIYTAEQILDEFLGRDKLLLITRNKNGDENKSYATRKGDFQKGEIYVLINENSASASEIVAGALQDNDKGIIIGRRSFGKGLVQREMALGDGSAVRLTIARYYTPTGRSIQKPYGNGNKAYYNEYENRYRNGELLSADSIQVADSLKFVTPKGKIVYGGGGITPDVFVPKDTSVASETIEFVSRSGYMGYFVFEFLEKQRSDFANISFEEFNRSYEIDTELAEEFIVYARLSEARIDLSEYKEELKKAIKANIAQQLYGPNAFEMIINQGDPMLEKVLELEGVLTPTLEE, from the coding sequence ATGCGCTTTAACAAAACCTATCTTCCGTTACTTTTTGGAGTCGTCTTGGCGATAGGGGTTGTTATTGGCTCAAAACTAAATTTTAACGATACTACAGAGAAAATTTTTGCAACCAACAGCAAGAAAGACAAGCTAAATCGCCTTATAGATTACATAGATTACGAGTACGTAGATCAAGTAAATACAGATAGTATTGTAGATGTAACCGTAAATGGTATTCTTGAAAATCTAGATCCACATTCGGTATATATTCCGGTAGATGCTTACGAAGACAACGCAGATGATATGCGAGGTAATTTTGTAGGTATTGGCATTAGTTTTTATCCGCATAACGATACCATTGCAGTAATTAGACCTATAGAAGGCGGACCAGCAGATCGTGCAGGCATTAGAGGTGGTGACCGAATTCTATCTGCAGACGACGTTCCTTTATACGGTGAAAATTTTAACCGCGATAGTATTGCCGCCTACCTTAAAGGTAATAAGGGTTCTAAAGTAAAGCTGAAAATTTATAGACCAGAAGATAAGCAGCTGCTTACCATCTCCGTTAAGCGAAGAGATGTACCTCTTTTAAGTGTAGACGCATCGTACAAACTTACCGACGACATTGGGTACATAAAAGTAAATCGTTTCTCTGAAACAACTCACGAAGAATTTGACGATGCCTTAGAAGAACTTAATGATGCTGGAATTTCTAAATTAGTGTTAGACCTGCGTGATAACCCTGGGGGCTATATCTATACAGCCGAACAAATTCTGGATGAATTTTTAGGGAGAGACAAACTTCTTTTAATCACCAGAAACAAAAACGGAGACGAAAACAAAAGCTACGCTACTCGCAAAGGAGATTTTCAGAAAGGAGAAATTTACGTCCTTATTAATGAAAATTCGGCCTCTGCTAGCGAAATAGTGGCAGGCGCACTTCAAGATAACGACAAAGGAATTATTATTGGGCGACGCTCTTTTGGCAAGGGACTAGTACAACGTGAAATGGCACTGGGCGATGGAAGTGCTGTTAGGCTTACCATTGCACGTTATTATACGCCTACAGGGCGCTCTATACAGAAGCCCTACGGAAATGGGAACAAAGCCTACTACAACGAATATGAAAATAGATATCGAAATGGCGAATTGCTAAGTGCAGATAGTATTCAGGTGGCAGACTCCTTAAAGTTTGTAACACCCAAAGGGAAAATAGTGTACGGTGGCGGCGGAATTACTCCAGACGTTTTTGTGCCTAAAGATACAAGCGTAGCTAGCGAAACAATTGAATTTGTATCGCGTAGCGGCTATATGGGTTATTTTGTATTCGAGTTTCTTGAAAAGCAAAGAAGCGATTTTGCCAACATTTCTTTTGAAGAGTTTAATCGCAGTTACGAAATAGACACAGAACTGGCGGAAGAGTTTATTGTATATGCTCGCTTAAGTGAGGCGCGTATAGATTTAAGCGAATATAAAGAAGAGCTTAAAAAAGCAATTAAAGCAAATATTGCACAACAACTTTACGGTCCAAATGCCTTTGAAATGATCATCAATCAGGGTGACCCGATGCTAGAGAAGGTACTAGAACTGGAAGGCGTACTTACCCCTACTCTAGAAGAATAA
- a CDS encoding deoxycytidylate deaminase, with translation MTDSKQKQYDSAYLKMAEEWSKLSYCKRRQVGALIVKDKMIISDGYNGTPSGFENICEDDEGYTKWYVLHAEANAILKVASSTQSCEGATLYITMSPCQQCSKLIHQAGIKRLVYKDQYKDDSGVRFLKKAGVAITQLED, from the coding sequence ATGACAGATAGCAAACAAAAACAATACGATAGCGCCTATTTAAAAATGGCCGAAGAGTGGAGTAAACTTTCGTATTGCAAGCGTAGACAAGTTGGCGCGCTTATTGTGAAAGATAAAATGATAATTAGCGACGGATATAACGGTACGCCTAGCGGATTTGAAAATATTTGTGAAGATGATGAGGGGTATACCAAATGGTACGTATTACATGCAGAGGCCAATGCTATTTTGAAAGTGGCGTCCTCTACCCAATCTTGTGAAGGAGCTACGCTGTACATTACCATGTCACCCTGCCAACAATGCAGCAAGCTAATACATCAGGCAGGAATTAAAAGACTGGTCTATAAAGACCAATATAAAGATGACTCTGGCGTTCGATTTTTAAAGAAAGCTGGTGTTGCAATTACTCAGTTAGAAGATTAG